In Dioscorea cayenensis subsp. rotundata cultivar TDr96_F1 chromosome 11, TDr96_F1_v2_PseudoChromosome.rev07_lg8_w22 25.fasta, whole genome shotgun sequence, a single genomic region encodes these proteins:
- the LOC120272072 gene encoding uncharacterized protein LOC120272072 isoform X1 has protein sequence MKLLQDAEFEELSAQDLMLTYALNNDYLLTLPIYVDWKKASKSNAIIFRRGYATERQKGLLLVEKLDFLQSKLLQGIFFSLSRPLKKIGGWINEALKSSSEAADMQIWIDKVKLWLKERYSLERTQFMVESRSKNQLNSEQIGDGKLPIWLAAQRAVARYEGFLSSVGPRGRLIRKLLTWMEIIPSMPEASLDLKKETSYSEAYLRQTFLPRITLSNIWEPASRESCGGNVWKMFQNAVSILFSKSILQEPAFQELILLYTEETSQNEYNGQLEGLPLQMKIYERIPIPELQVIFPHKKLSFRILDTVRLDIASLLGLLAFFVNYKFENILSSPSAILLDVIATSALLIYVTRVALGYKQTWDRYQLLVNRTLYEKTLASGFGSVYFLLDASQQQQYKEAILVYAVLLHSKSNQVSCAKGVKDECEKFLYAKFKEKIEMPIDKALDTVMRLGLVMEFSEQGKIKLKAIPCSIAYDNLRKHWDHLLEQT, from the exons ATGAAACTTCTACAGGATGCTGAATTTGAAGAGCTCTCAGCTCAGGATTTGATGTTGACGTATGCACTAAACAATGATTATCTCTTGACATTGCCAATATATGTTGACTGGAAGAAAGCATCTAAATCTAATGCAATAATCTTCAG ACGTGGATACGCCACTGAAAGGCAAAAAGGTTTGCTTCTTGTTGAGAAACTAGATTTTCTGCAATCAAAACTTCTGCAAGGTATCTTCTTCAGTTTGTCAAGGCCATTGAAAAAGATTGGAGGTTGGATAAATGAG GCACTAAAAAGCTCTAGTGAAGCGGCTGATATGCAAATCTGGATTGACAAAGTGAAGCTTTGGCTTAAAGAGCGGTATTCACTAGAGAGAACTCAGTTCATGGTTGAAAGTAGGTCCAAAAATCAACTGAATTCCGAGCAGATAGGAGATGGTAAGCTTCCTATATGGCTTGCTGCACAAAGGGCAGTGGCCCGCTATGAAGGATTTTTGTCATCTGTTGGACCTCGTGGGAGACTCATAAGGAAATTGCTTACATGGATGGAAATTATTCCTTCAATGCCAGAGGCATCACTTGATCTAAAAAAGGAAACAAGCTATTCAGAAGCATATCTTAG GCAAACTTTCTTGCCAAGAATAACGCTTAGCAACATTTGGGAACCAGCTTCAAGAGAATCATGTGGCGGAAATGTTTGGAAAATGTTCCAAAATGCTGTTTCTATTCTCTTTTCCAAGTCAATCCTTCAA GAGCCTGCTTTTCAAGAACTGATCCTTCTTTATACTGAAGAAACAAGTCAAAATGAATACAACGGGCAACTAGAGGGTCTGCCGTTGCAAATGAAGATATATGAGAGAATACCTATTCCAGAGCTGCAG GTCATTTTTCCTCACAAAAAGTTGTCTTTCAGGATCCTAGATACA GTGCGGTTGGATATTGCAAGCTTATTGGGTTTACTTGCATTCTTTGTTAACTACAAATTTGAGAACATTCTCTCATCTCC ATCTGCTATTCTTCTTGATGTGATTGCTACAAGTGCCCTTCTAATTTATGTTACTCGTGTGGCATTGGGTTACAAACAAACTTGGGATCGCTACCAA CTTTTGGTCAACAGGACTCTTTATGAAAAAACTTTAGCAAGTGGTTTCGGATCAGTATACTTTCTTTTAGATGCTTCCCAACAGCAACAG TATAAAGAAGCGATTTTGGTTTATGCAGTTTTACTCCATTCTAAGAGCAATCAG GTATCCTGCGCTAAAGGTGTGAAAGACGAATGTGAGAAATTTTTGTATGCTAAATTCAAGGAAAAG ATTGAAATGCCTATTGATAAGGCATTGGATACAGTGATGCGATTAGGCCTTGTGATGGAATTCTCAGAACAAGGGAAGATTAAACTAAAGGCCATACCATGTTCCATAGCATATGATAATCTCAGGAAACATTGGGATCACTTGCTAGAGCAAACATGA
- the LOC120272072 gene encoding uncharacterized protein LOC120272072 isoform X2, with the protein MLTYALNNDYLLTLPIYVDWKKASKSNAIIFRRGYATERQKGLLLVEKLDFLQSKLLQGIFFSLSRPLKKIGGWINEALKSSSEAADMQIWIDKVKLWLKERYSLERTQFMVESRSKNQLNSEQIGDGKLPIWLAAQRAVARYEGFLSSVGPRGRLIRKLLTWMEIIPSMPEASLDLKKETSYSEAYLRQTFLPRITLSNIWEPASRESCGGNVWKMFQNAVSILFSKSILQEPAFQELILLYTEETSQNEYNGQLEGLPLQMKIYERIPIPELQVIFPHKKLSFRILDTVRLDIASLLGLLAFFVNYKFENILSSPSAILLDVIATSALLIYVTRVALGYKQTWDRYQLLVNRTLYEKTLASGFGSVYFLLDASQQQQYKEAILVYAVLLHSKSNQVSCAKGVKDECEKFLYAKFKEKIEMPIDKALDTVMRLGLVMEFSEQGKIKLKAIPCSIAYDNLRKHWDHLLEQT; encoded by the exons ATGTTGACGTATGCACTAAACAATGATTATCTCTTGACATTGCCAATATATGTTGACTGGAAGAAAGCATCTAAATCTAATGCAATAATCTTCAG ACGTGGATACGCCACTGAAAGGCAAAAAGGTTTGCTTCTTGTTGAGAAACTAGATTTTCTGCAATCAAAACTTCTGCAAGGTATCTTCTTCAGTTTGTCAAGGCCATTGAAAAAGATTGGAGGTTGGATAAATGAG GCACTAAAAAGCTCTAGTGAAGCGGCTGATATGCAAATCTGGATTGACAAAGTGAAGCTTTGGCTTAAAGAGCGGTATTCACTAGAGAGAACTCAGTTCATGGTTGAAAGTAGGTCCAAAAATCAACTGAATTCCGAGCAGATAGGAGATGGTAAGCTTCCTATATGGCTTGCTGCACAAAGGGCAGTGGCCCGCTATGAAGGATTTTTGTCATCTGTTGGACCTCGTGGGAGACTCATAAGGAAATTGCTTACATGGATGGAAATTATTCCTTCAATGCCAGAGGCATCACTTGATCTAAAAAAGGAAACAAGCTATTCAGAAGCATATCTTAG GCAAACTTTCTTGCCAAGAATAACGCTTAGCAACATTTGGGAACCAGCTTCAAGAGAATCATGTGGCGGAAATGTTTGGAAAATGTTCCAAAATGCTGTTTCTATTCTCTTTTCCAAGTCAATCCTTCAA GAGCCTGCTTTTCAAGAACTGATCCTTCTTTATACTGAAGAAACAAGTCAAAATGAATACAACGGGCAACTAGAGGGTCTGCCGTTGCAAATGAAGATATATGAGAGAATACCTATTCCAGAGCTGCAG GTCATTTTTCCTCACAAAAAGTTGTCTTTCAGGATCCTAGATACA GTGCGGTTGGATATTGCAAGCTTATTGGGTTTACTTGCATTCTTTGTTAACTACAAATTTGAGAACATTCTCTCATCTCC ATCTGCTATTCTTCTTGATGTGATTGCTACAAGTGCCCTTCTAATTTATGTTACTCGTGTGGCATTGGGTTACAAACAAACTTGGGATCGCTACCAA CTTTTGGTCAACAGGACTCTTTATGAAAAAACTTTAGCAAGTGGTTTCGGATCAGTATACTTTCTTTTAGATGCTTCCCAACAGCAACAG TATAAAGAAGCGATTTTGGTTTATGCAGTTTTACTCCATTCTAAGAGCAATCAG GTATCCTGCGCTAAAGGTGTGAAAGACGAATGTGAGAAATTTTTGTATGCTAAATTCAAGGAAAAG ATTGAAATGCCTATTGATAAGGCATTGGATACAGTGATGCGATTAGGCCTTGTGATGGAATTCTCAGAACAAGGGAAGATTAAACTAAAGGCCATACCATGTTCCATAGCATATGATAATCTCAGGAAACATTGGGATCACTTGCTAGAGCAAACATGA
- the LOC120272629 gene encoding uncharacterized protein LOC120272629: MENQLLDFVLVPLGLIVMAVYHAWLLHRIIRHPMRTVIGINSINRRLWVESMMQDQVKNGVLAVQTLRNNIMASTLLASTAIMLSSLIAVLMTSGVTGGSWHAQGDFVLGEESSSLEISIKFFSILVCFLLAFLLNVQSIRYYSHASILINVPAKNRLSSSEYVSAALNRGSYFWSLGLRAFYFSFPLVLWIFGPIPMAASSFVLVGLLYFLDVSSGWGEDEDGEVFMVGGDC; the protein is encoded by the exons ATGGAGAACCAACTCCTGGATTTCGTCTTAGTTCCCTTAGGGCTCATCGTCATGGCCGTCTACCACGCCTGGCTCCTCCACCGCATCATCCGCCATCCCATGAGAACCGTCATCGGGATCAACTCCATCAATCGCCGTCTTTGGGTTGAATCCATGATGCAG gACCAAGTGAAGAACGGCGTGCTCGCAGTGCAAACCCTAAGAAACAACATAATGGCATCAACGCTGCTCGCCTCCACAGCCATCATGTTAAGCTCGCTCATCGCCGTGCTGATGACCAGCGGCGTCACCGGCGGCAGTTGGCACGCGCAAGGCGACTTCGTGCTGGGCGAAGAATCCAGCTCTTTAGAGATCTCGATTAAGTTTTTCTCCATTCTTGTGTGCTTTCTTCTCGCTTTTCTCCTCAATGTTCAATCGATTAGGTATTACAGCCATGCGAGCATCCTCATCAACGTTCCAGCGAAGAATCGGCTGTCGAGCTCGGAGTACGTGAGCGCGGCGTTGAATCGGGGGAGCTATTTCTGGTCGCTGGGGCTGAGAGCTTTCTATTTCTCGTTTCCTCTTGTGCTGTGGATCTTCGGGCCGATTCCAATGGCGGCGTCGAGCTTCGTTCTCGTGGGTTTGCTCTACTTTTTGGATGTGTCTTCTGGCTGGGGAGAAGACGAAGATGGGGAGGTGTTTATGGTTGGAGGAGACTGCTGA
- the LOC120271457 gene encoding probable caffeoyl-CoA O-methyltransferase At4g26220, protein MRGIASFQRFTSPRALLFRPPSPPPPYHHSPSKPYSPLLAQSLLPSITRFRSLQTDASPVIVSEDDSFGKKQVISLTPQLYDYILSNVREPPILRELREETATLKGSQMLVSPDQAQLLAMLVQILGANRCIEVGVFTGYSSLAVALVLPESGYLVACEKDAKCLEIAKKYYELAAVAHKVDVKQALAADTLQSLLDKGEGCSYDFAFLDADKRKYDEYFEYLFQLVRVGGVIVIDNVLWHGKVANPNETDKKTNSLRKFNRKIFKDERISTSVVPVGDGMTICRKK, encoded by the exons ATGCGCGGCATCGCCTCCTTCCAGCGCTTCACGAGCCCTCGAGCTCTCCTCTTTCgacctccttctcctcctcctccttatcATCATTCCCCATCGAAACCCTACTCTCCTCTCCTCGCCCAATCGTTGCTACCAAGTATCACTCGATTCAGAAGCTTGCAGACTGATGCCTCTCCAGTCATCGTCTCCGAGGACGATAGCTTCGGAAAGAAGCAGGTCATCAGTCTCACGCCGCAGCTCTATGACTACATCTTGTCCAATGTTCGCGAGCCTCCG ATCCTTCGTGAGCTCCGGGAAGAGACGGCGACCTTGAAAGGAAGCCAGATGCTG GTTTCTCCTGATCAGGCCCAGCTGCTAGCAATGCTTGTTCAGATCCTTGGAGCAAATCGTTGCATTGAAGTTGGTGTTTTTACT GGGTACTCGTCTTTAGCTGTTGCACTAGTACTGCCGGAATCAGGTTATTTGGTTGCCTGTGAAAAAGACGCAAAATGTCTTGAAATTGCAAAGAAGTATTATGAGCTTGCTGCCGTGGCTCACAAG GTGGATGTAAAACAGGCACTGGCAGCCGATACTCTACAATCTTTACTTGATAAAGGTGAAGGTTGCAG ttatGATTTTGCATTCCTTGATGCTGACAAGCGAAAGTATGATGAATACTTCGAATATCTATTTCAACTG GTGAGAGTGGGTGGCGTAATTGTCATCGATAATGTTCTTTGGCATGGGAAAGTTGCCAACCCTAAT GAAACAGACAAGAAGACCAATTCCTTGAGAAAGTTCAATCGGAAAATTTTCAAGGACGAACGCATAAGTACAAGTGTG GTACCAGTTGGTGATGGCATGACAATATGCCGTAAAAAATAA